A genome region from Bemisia tabaci chromosome 3, PGI_BMITA_v3 includes the following:
- the LOC109030719 gene encoding uncharacterized protein: MDEEVPSLAGGSARQQNKTAVLWVNISTLLIKNLHSPPCSGLIHIRTNSRNMKLTIVPFLLTLSVTLAQRQSYRQAQPQYQQQQQYQQQQQYDQKQQQYDQQQQYQQYQQYRPEPSAADVYSALKNRPIVVQDQSPAAATYQSTPSPVAVTPAQNLVQQYSTPEAPARLLSRAEYTTVIPIIRYQKEQSLDGSYKASYETGNHIVAEETGFLKNVGVKDHEALVQHGSYSYTSPDGVLINVQYVADEGGFRATGDHLPTPPPIPAEIQKGLDTIFEQIRLQAEAEARKPKPAGDINTNAVTENYNGRYQQ; this comes from the exons ATGGATGAAGAGGTACCCAGCCTGGCTGGGGGATCCGCGCGCCAGCAAAACAAGACCGCGGTGTTGTGGGTAAATATAAGCACGCTACTCATCAAAAATCTTCACTCTCCACCGTGTTCCGGCCTAATCCACATCCGAACAAACAGCCGCAACATGAAATTAACC ATTGTCCCATTCCTTCTCACTCTGAGCGTGACGCTGGCCCAGCGTCAGTCATACCGGCAAGCTCAGCCTCAGTACCAGCAACAACAGCAGTACCAGCAGCAACAACAGTATGACCAAAAGCAACAACAGTACGACCAACAGCAGCAGTACCAGCAGTACCAGCAGTATCGGCCGGAGCCCAGCGCAGCTGACGTGTATTCGGCGCTGAAGAACCGGCCGATCGTGGTTCAAGACCAGAGCCCAGCCGCTGCCACTTACCAGAGCACTCCGTCACCGGTGGCCGTCACGCCGGCCCAGAACCTCGTCCAGCAGTACTCCACCCCCGAGGCCCCAGCTCGTCTCCTCTCGAGGGCCGAGTACACGACGGTCATACCCATCATCCGCTACCAGAAGGAACAGTCCCTCGATGGAAGCTACAAAGCGAG CTATGAAACTGGTAACCACATCGTAGCTGAGGAAACAGGATTTTTGAAAAACGTCGGAGTTAAAGACCACGAAGCTTTGGTGCAACACGGTTCATACTCGTACACCTCACCAGATGGCGTCCTCATCAATGTCCAATACGTGGCCGACGAGGGAGGATTCCGGGCAACCGGTGACCACCTTCCTACCCCACCCCCGATTCCCGCTGAAATCCAAAAGGGTTTGGATACCATCTTCGAGCAAATCAGACTTCAAGCG GAAGCAGAAGCCAGGAAACCCAAGCCAGCTGGAGACATCAACACAAACGCAGTAACGGAAAACTACAACGGGAGATACCAGCAGTAA